The Thalassotalea sp. LPB0316 nucleotide sequence CCGGCAATGGGGATGATAGGTACTTTAATCGGCTTGGTTGCAATGTTATCTAATATGGATGATCCGAAAGCGATTGGTCCAGCGATGGCGGTAGCACTATTAACAACTTTATACGGTGCTTTCCTTGCTAACGTTATTGCCATTCCTATCGCTAATAAACTTTCGCTTCGTTTAGCCGAAGAAAAACTAAACCAAGAATTAGTACTTGATGCTGTATTAGGGATTCAAGACGGACAAAACCCACGCGTAATAGAAAATCTATTGAAGAATTACCTTGCTGAGAGTAAGCGTAAAATAGATACCACAGAAGAGTAGCGGAGGCGTATTTATGTCAAGTCCTCCTCCTGAGTGTAAGTGCCCACCTGCTGGCTTGCCGGCATGGATGGGGACTTTCGCCGACTTAATGTCGCTCTTAATGTGTTTCTTTGTATTGTTACTTTCATTTTCAGAAATGGACGTACTCAAGTTCAAGCAAATCGCTGGTTCGATGAAGTTCGCATTTGGTGTACAAAATAAAATTGAAGTCAAAGATATCCCCAAAGGCACCAGTGTTATTGCCCAAGAGTTTCGCCCTGGCCGCCCTGATCCAACACCGATTGAAGTTATTCAACAGCAAACAATTGAAATGACCCAGCAAATGCTCGAGTTTCAAGCCGGTGATGAAACATCTGCAGGTGGCCGCCAGGAACAGCGTGGTACGCAACGCGGTGGTCAGTCACAAAGCACTGCTGAGCAGTTATCTGCGCAACAAATGCAACAGGCGCAAGAAGAGTTAGAAAAAGCCCAACAGTCGGAAATTAATGAACTCGTTAAGAAAATCGCAGAGCAAATGGAAGAGCAAATTCAAGACGGTGCGATAGAGCTTGAATCACTCGGCCAGCAAATTATTATTCGCATTCGCGAAAATGGCTCGTTTCCTTCGGGCTCAGCGTTTTTGCAGCCTAAGTTTAAACCGATTATTCAAGAAATTGGTGAGCTGTTAAATACAGTGCCAGGTGAAATTATGGTCTCAGGTAATACTGATGATCGCGGTATCAGCTCTGAGCTGTTTACTTCGAATTGGGATCTGTCGACTAAACGCGCCGTCGCCATTGCTCACGAACTCATCAAGGTACCCAACTTCGATGAAAGCCGCTTATTAGTTGTTGGCCATGCCGATACTAGGCCTTTAGTACCCAATACTAATGCGCTTAATCGTCGACGTAATCGCCGTGTTGAGATTTCAATCAACCAAGGCAAGGCAAAAGAAACTGATCCCATTTCATTAACTGAAGATCAGTAATTGCAGCCAGAGCAAATACATTAGAAGAGCTACTTTTAGGTAGCTCTTTTTTTGTACAATTTATGACATGCCGTTAACGATGAATTCATGTATAATGCGCGCCAATTATTTTTAGGTGGTATGATTGATGAAATTTATTGTTAAGTTACAAGCTGAGATCGCGATTAAATCTCGCCCTGTTCGCAAGCGTTTTACGAAGATCTTAGACTCTAATATTAAGAACGTATTAAGACGTGTTGATGAGCAAGTTACAACGCGTGTTAACTGGGATAATATTGAAGTTAACAGTAAAAACGAAACTCCTGAAAACCGCCAAAAACTCATCGATACGCTCAAGTGTATTCCCGGTGTTGCACAATTTATTGAAGTACAACAAAAAGACTTTGTTGATTTACACGATGCCTTTGAAAAAACCTTAGCAGTTCATGCTAAAACCATTGAGAACAAAACCTTTTGTGTTCGCATTAAGCGCACGGGTGAGCACGACTTTAATTCGTTAAAAGCCGAGCAATATATTGGCGGCGGCTTAAATCAAAGTGTTGAATCAGCGTCTGTTCGTTTGAAGAATCCACAAGAAACCATTCGTTTAGAAATTAACAAAGACAAGTTGTTTATCGTCACTGAGTTACACAAGGGCTTAGGTGGCTTTCCTATTGCAACGCAAGAAGACGTTTTATCGTTGATGTCAGGTGGTTTTGACTCTGGCGTATCAAGTTATCAGATGATCAAAAAAGGCTCGCGCACCCATTTTTGTTTCTTTAATTTAGGTGGCTCAGCCCATGAAGTTGGCGTTAAACAAGTCAGCTACTACTTGTGGAATAAATTTGGTGCCTCGCACCGCGTAAAATTTTTCTCGGTAGATTTTGCGCCGGTGGTAACAGAGATTTTAGAAAAAGTTGAAAATGGCCAAATGGGAGTTATTTTAAAGCGTATGATGATGCGTGCAGCGGCGAAAATTGCCGAAAAACGCGGTATTCAAGCATTAGTTACGGGTGAAGCACTTGGCCAAGTATCAAGCCAAACACTGACTAACCTCAACGTGATTGATCGCGTGACTGACACCTTAATCCTGCGCCCATTAACAGCCTACGACAAACAAGATATTATCGATATCGCCCGCCAAATCGGTACTGAAGATTTTGCTAAAACGATTCCTGAATACTGTGGGGTAATTTCGAAAAAACCCACGGTAAAAGCCGTGTTGAGTAAAATAGAAGCAGAAGAAGCTAACTTCGACTTCTCTATTCTAGATAAAGTGGTTGAAGATGTTGCTATTTACGATATTCGGGATATTGGCGAGGAGGCAGAAGCTGAAGTGCCGTCGATTGATGCGGTATCTGAGCTCGATGAAAATGCCGTGGTTATCGATATTCGCAGCCCTGAAGAAGAAGATGAAAACCCATTAGAAATTGACGGTATTACCGTTAAGCACGTACCTTTCTATAAGCTAGCTACTCATTTTGGTGACTTACCGCAAGATGTTGAGTATTACTTATATTGCGATCGTGGGGTGATGAGTCAACTTCAAGCACTGTATTTACACGATAATGGTTATAAGACGGTTAAAGTGTATCGCCCTTAACGTTTAAACCAATCCATTTCAAAGCCAGTTTATCGCATCGATAAGCTGGCTTTTTTGTTCATACTGGTTTGAAATTTAGGTTGTGCACTTATTACTTTACAGTTTTTTAATCGTTTTTAGGTCATTCTTTTGTCGTTACTTGTGCGAGAGTTGTTCATCTGTTAAATTTTTGTAACAAATTTACCTGTTGGTAAATTTTTCTAAACAAATAATAAAAATATATCAAAGGATTGCAGATGAAATATCACAACCTTAAGCCGATTAGCGCTGCGGTTAATGCTGGTTTGTTACTTATGCTTAGTGCGTGTAGTGGCGGCTCAGATGACCCGAAACCTGTAGTTGAACCGCCTCCTCCCCCACCACCTGAACCCACTTCATTTAACGTAACAGTTATTGATGGTTATATTCGTGGTGCGATTGCTTATATCGATCTCAATGGTAATAAGCAATTAGACGAAGGTGAACCGTTTACCGAAACCGTGGAAGGCGGTGAAGGTGTTATCGATACCACGGGCTTAGGGTTAGTACCTGAAAACGTTAGTGTCATTGTTGATATTCCTGCTGGTGCTGTTGATGAAAGCACGATTACCGAGGACAACCCTGATGGTGTGCCAATCTCTGAGGATGAGGCATTCCAGTTAGTGTCATTACCAGGTGAAAATGTAGCAACACCGGTTACTACACTTATTTCTATGGTGGCTGGAGAAGAAGGTGATGTTGAAGCTGCAAAAGAAGAAGTTGCTGAGCAATTAGGTATTACCACCGATGAAGCATCAAGTGATTACATTGCCGATGAAAATGAAGAGCTTACTGTCCTTACGGAAGTGATGATTGCCAATGAAGTCATTCCTAAAAACGTAACAACTGATGTTGACTCAGCAGACGTTGTTGTCGCTACAGAAGTGACTTCAACGATTGCTGGCGTAATAGATAAGGCATACCAAGCCGGTACGTTAACAGCGCAAAAAGGTGTGATTAATCAAGCTACGGCAGCGGTAACCTCCGCGGTTAACACAGTTACTCAAGAGCAAGGAGAGCAGCTAACTGGTATCGATAGTCAAGTGCTTGGTGATATCGTTGAGCAGGTGGCAGATGTTGCTAGCGATGCTTATGACAACTTAGTGACATCGGATCAAGAAGTAACAGAAGCTGAGCTTGCAAAAGCAAAAGTTAAGTCAAAAGTAGTCTCGAGTTCTGTTGCTAAAAATATTGTTGAGCAAGGTACATCAGAAGAAGGTTTGTCAGAACAAGCTGTAACTGGAATTAAAGCGTCTGCTGGTGTTATTGCCGAAGTAGTTGACGACCTTGTTGATGAGCAAGCTGAAAGTGAAGAAGGCTTGTCTGATGACGCAATTGAAGGTATCCAAGATGTGACTGATATCATAACTGATGTTGTCGAAAAAATTGTCGCACAACAATCAGGTGGTGAAGAAGGTTTAACAGCAGAAGAAGTTGCTAATGTAGCCACAGCGATTGCCGTAGTAACCAAAGTAGTTGAACAAATTATCGAAAACAATGCGGGTCAAGAAGGTGGTGTCACGGTTGAAGATGTCACCGCTATTGCGCAACTTGTTGCCGAAGAAGCTGTTGAGCAAGTAGAAGAGTTAGCTGAAAGCGGTTTAACGGAAGAGGAGATCCAAGAAGAGATCTCTGACAACGCTACAGAAACAGCAGAAGATCTAGAAGATGCGGTTAAGAATGACGTTGCTATCGATGATTTGGACGGCGATGGTATTGCCAATGATGAGGATGATGATATCGATGGCGACGGTGTTGCCAATGAAGATGACGCTTTGCCATTCAATGCCAATGAGTCTCAAGACAATGATAATGATGGCATTGGTAATAATGAAGATACCGATGACGATAATGATGGTGTCACAGATGAGAATGACGCATTCCCTCTCGATAAGTCGGAATTTAAAGATTCAGACCAAGATGGTATCGGGAACAATGCTGATACCGATGATGATAATGATGGTGTTCTCGATGATGAAGATGCTTTCCCATTAGATCCTACGGAATCTGTCGATACTGATAACGATGGCGTTGGTAATAACAGTGACACCGATGATGATAATGACGGTGCACTTGATGAGCAAGATAGTTTCCCATTAGACGGCACTGAATTTGAAGATACCGATGAAGATGGTATTGGTAACAATGCAGACGAAGATGACGATAACGACGGCGTGCTAGATGATGATGATTTAGCTTCATTAAATCCTGATGTTAGTTATGGCGGATTAGCTGATGAGCTCAACAAGGGAACATTGTACCTGCTGTGGGATGAATATCGCGAAGATGATTCTGGAGATCATTTTTATGACAGCTCAGACGTTGATTATGAAACCTTAACGATTGATCCTGAAACAAAACAAGCAACGATCGTTGAGTACGAAATTGCCGACACTGACATCCCTGGTACAGTTAAGTTCGTAAAAAGTGACGACGATAACGACGGCGAACTATTCCTCACTGCCGAAGGTTGGCAAGAGTATAAAAACGACTATGCGATTGTCGCTCAAAGCAAAGATGGCTCTACCACGTTTAAAAACGGCGTTGGAACAACAGTAACCGTCACCGGACAAGCTCTAGAAGCTGATCTTAAGTCAATGCAAGCGGTGTTAAAAGATGCAGGCCTGACAGCTTGGTCGTTAAATGTAGATGAAAGTGCAAGTTTTGACAGCGAAGCAAAAATTTATATCGCTACGCATACCGTGCCGAATGATGAGTACAATATTAATTATGAGAAAGACTGTACTGATTGCGGCGCCGTTTGGACTGAACGCGACCAACAATTAACAGCACTTGACCAACTATTCTCAGATCAGCAATGGCATCCATCGCAAGATTCTGAACGCGGCTTGGTGAGAATCGGCTATGAAAGCGACAGCGAAGATTATAATGAGCTTGCTGTTGAATTTATAAACTCCGATGAAGATAACGGTGCCATTAAGCTATTTGTTGATGATGAGAATGGTTATCGTCAGCTATCAGCCGATGGTCAATGGCGTATTGAGCAGGTTATGGGGCAGAACATTGTTCGTATTAGCTTACCTGAAAATGTTGAAGCGCTTGCCGGTTACGAAGTCAATGTTGAAGAAGTAGAAAATACCTTCTTTACCGTTGCGCGTGGCTATGTACGCCAAGGTCATATTACCCCTACTAATACCAGTGAAGTCGATGGCGTTTGGATCAATCAAGCCGCCTTTGACCAAATCATCGAAAACTTTAGCTTTGTTGACAGCGACAGCGATGGTACGCCTGATATCAGAGATAACGACGATGATAACGACGGCATCGCTGATTTTGATGATGCCTTTGCCCGTGATAATAAGTACTCATCTGATATCGATGGCGATGGTATTGCAGACAAGCTTGATACTGATATCGATGGTGACGGTGTTTTAAATGGCGATGATATCGCGCCTGAAAACGCAGATGTTGCTCAGGCGTTAGCGTTAACTGCTAATACACTTGCGAGTCAATATGTTGCTGAAAATGAGACGGGTATCGATGGCGGTGTAATTTCACTGTGGTCAGGTACACAAAACCACTTCTCATTTGATGAAAATGGCGTCGGTGTATACTCAGGCTACCATGGTCAAGCAGACTTTACTTGGATAATAACTGATGACGCGTTAAAACTTGATTATACCTCTGAGGTGGCATCAATTAGTTGGATGTCATTTATTGATTTAGTCGATTTAGGCTTGATCAGTATGCAAGATGCTAAAAATTACTGTTATGACTTAAATTGTAATGTTGAATTGCAAACATCGTTAGTGAGCTCAACGCTTTATTTAGTTGAAGACGAAGACGGTTTAGTTAAATTCTGGCAACAAGATGTGCGCCAGTACACGATACCAGCAGATAGCTACGACAATAATCAATATCCGGGACTTGCCGATCTGCTAGCTAGTGGCAGCGTAGAGTCAGGCTATCAAGCTTCATACGTTGATCTTGATGTTGTTCAAGTCAATGCATTTGACGAAGCTAGTGTTGAAGGTGAGTGGGTCTTACCAACAGCAATTAATGAAGACAACCGTTTGCTTGCCGATTTAATTACTTTTAATAGTGATGGTACAGCAACAACTAAAATTAACGAGTTAAGCCTAACATGGACGCTTGATAATGGAGTGTTAGCGCTATCAGGTGAACAGAACGGTAAAGCCGTTAGTTTAACTTATAGCCAGCTTGAGCAATATGCAGATGGTGTCGCCATTTTTGCTGAAATCTCTTATGGTGATGAAACCTTATATGGACATCATATGGGCATGAAGGCATCAGCTGAAGCAATTGACTTTACGCAAGTTAATCAATTCTTATTAAGCGGTGTTACCTTGGGCAATGCATATTCTGCGACAGGCTCTACGGAGTTCCCGTTAGAAGATTTATTCGGTTTCTACTTCTACGATGATGGCGAGGTGAATCGCATCTTTGGTAGCACGTTGTTAGATGGCTATGATCCAGAGAGATGGAGCTGGCAACAAAATGAAGTAAGTACCATTGTTATGGAGCGATACAGAAGTAAAAATAACAATAGTTATTTAGATAGCTGTGTCGATGCATTAACCGATGAGTGTTACGTCTGGCGCAATCGTAATTGGCAGCCAATTAAGCAAGTGGGCGATCGACTGTATGTCATGGAATGGTCTGTTTACGACCAAAATTTCGATCCACTGAATCCACAGTGGGTTAGTTTAATTCCTGCGCGTCTTGCTTTTTATGAAACTTACCAAAGTGATCTAGTTGATCAGCATATTAATCAAACGGATAAAGATTTAGATGGCATAGCTAACGAAGATGATGCGTTCCCAACTGATCGATATGAGTGGGCTGATACTGATAACGATGGTATTGGTAATAATGCTGACAGCGACGACGATAACGACGGCGTATCGGATTGGAATGATGATTTCCCAGAAGACGCTGCAGAATCGGCAGATGCAGATGGTGACGGAGTTGGCGACAATGCAGACAATGACGATGATAACGATGGTGTTGATGATAGTGTTGATTTAGATCCACTTGATCCGACTATCAGTGCTGGTCTTCTTATCGATGTATCAGAATTTGCACCTAAATATATACGTTTGTCAGAGGGACATTTAACCCAACCAAGTATTTCTATGGGCCAAATAACGGGCGAAATCTTTACGTTTGATTTTGAAAACGATCAAGTAGGTAAGGTGCAATCGCCTGATGGCTCAATGGATTTCACATACGTTGATGCGGGTGCCCACGATCGTTTAGATTATACGAGTAACAATGTCGAAGTTCGCAGTATGTCATTCGATGATTTACGTCTATATAGAAATATATCAGCAGAACAAGAAGCGCTATATATTTCAAATTATCAACGTACAGATGTAGACGTCATCGTTACGCAAGTTCGAGCAGAAATTGTTTGGCTTGAAAACGGTGATACGCAAGATCGATTCTGGTGGACAGATGTTGAGCGTTGGCAAGTTAAAGACGACATAGCACGAGAAATTTTATTTGGCGCTATAGATGCAGAGCCAATAGAGTTTAAACCTCATAGCTATGAAGTCGTATTAACGGAATTCGATAGTTTAACAATAGAAGACTATAGCGCTGAAGAAGTTGTCGGTAGCTGGGGCTTACCTGTAACCTTCGATAACAGTCCTCAACAAAGTTATCAGGCTCTGATTGGAGACTATGCGACATTTGAAGCTAACGGCACAGGTTCAACATTAATTACCGAAGCAAGCTTTGACTGGCAAGTTGTTGATGGCAAGCTTGTTGTCTCGTATGACGAAGGCGCAACCATTGAAATACAACGTATTGAGTCAACTGAAGGTGGTGATGTAGTCATCGCAACGACAACAGTTAACGACATCGATTACAGTGTTGTTCGCTTATCTTCGAAAGCATCAAGCGATGCAGACTACAATAATTTTGTTGGTCACTATTTAATGAATAGTTTCACCTTAACCGATAGCAATGCTTATGATGAAAATGGCGAAATTATTTTATCTAACTACTTCGGCTATAGGTTATACGACGATAACACTGCTGATCGCATAACCGATGGTGCGTTTGATATGGAATCAGGTGTCGGCGTAACACCATGGAAGTGGCGTGAAGTTTCAACAAATGAAATTATCCTTAACGCTAATGCCTCATTAGATCCATACTCTGGCTATGTTCAAGAGACATATTCAGATTGTGATCCGTTAGAGGATAACTGCTCAACATGGCGTGAGCGTCACTGGAAGGTCCTCAAAGAAACGTCTGAACGCTTGTACGTACTAGAGTGGGAATACTGGGATAATAACGTTTGGGATCCTAACGAAGTAGAACCAAAGTTAGAATTACGAATTCCACCACGTGTTCAGTTCTATCAAAAGTTTGCTTTAGATACTGATCAAGATGGTATGCGTGATGACGTTGATGCTGATGATGACAACGATGGCTTCAACGATGACGTTGATGACTTCCCACTCGATCGCGATGAGTGGTTAGACACCGATGGTGATAGTCTTGGTAACAATAAAGATGAAGATGATGACAACGATGGCGTTTACGATTGGGATGACGCCTTCCCGTTAGATGATTCTGAAACGATTGATACTGATATGGACGGCATTGGCAATAATGCTGATTCTGACGATGATAATGACGGCATTGCAGATGAAAACGATATCGACCCATTTTACGAAGAATTAGGTGAAGCACTCGCAATTAGTGCAGAAACCTTACCATCGGCGTATATCTATATTCGCGAGGGGCAACTTGAAAACCCAAGTTTCAATACCTCAGTTCGTCAAGGCACACAAACGGTGTTTAACGCTGATGGCTCTGGTGCTTTTGTTAACCAAACAATGAGTCGAGCGTTTACTTGGTCGATTGATAATCGTGCATTAAGCTTTAACTATACTTCACCAGTCCTATCCTCGGGATATGAGTCTGCTGAAAGCTTATACGAACGTGGCTTTATTACTGAACAGCAGAAATATCAGTTATTTAACAGTGGTATTGATCAGGTCTTAATTGAAACTGGCGTTGTCAGTGAGCAATGGTTCCTTGTTGAAATGGATGGCGTGGTTGATGAATATTATCAATTAGTAACAACCAGCTCGCAGATCAAAGATGAGCAGGCTAATAGCGTGTTGTTTGGTGCGCCAACATCGGATGCTGTGTTAGAGGTAGGTGAAGGATTTGTGTCAGACTACCATCGCAAAGATGATATGAACATTATCGCCTTTGATGCACCTGAAGTCGTAGGCATTTGGTCTATGCCAATTGGTGCCGATATATTGGCACAAAGCGGTACTGATAGCATTACAGCTGACTTAGCCACGTTTAATGAAGACGGTACTGGTTTTGTTGAAACCTACGGTTACGACTTTACTTGGTCAGTCAATGAGAACGGCCAGTTAATCGTTACCTATGTGGATGTCTCTGCTGAATTTGTTGTTACACAATACGCAAATTATGAAAACTCTATTGCGGTGTTGTCTGAACTGACAATTGATAAAGCTGAGCCGCAAATATATAGCATCTATACCTTAGCGGTTAAATCAGAAGAAGACGTTGATCTTTCTTCATTAATGAATAAGTTCTTATTGGGAGCTCATACATTAACTAATCCGGAGTACTATGATGAAGATGGTAATATCAATAAAGATGATTACTTTGGCTACCGCTTAGAAACTGGTGGTAAAGTGACTCGCGTATTTGGTCAACCAGATGTTTCTAACATGAATGATGGCTGGCAACGCTTCTTCTGGAATCAGCTTGATAATGGCCGTATCACAACTGAAGCGCGTTATAGCCCTGAATACGGTATTTATACTGATTGCTTTACGGGCCAACAAGCTGAGTGTACAGCATGGCGTCAGCGTACTTGGGTGCCGTTAAAAGTCGTTGGCGATCGCATGTGGGTGCTTGAATGGGCAAATCGCAATGATGCTGCTTTCCAAGAAGCAGGAACTTTCGATTGGTATACATGGATCAAGCCGCGTATCAACTTCTACCAAGTACATGAATTAGACTCAGATAGAGATGGCATAATGGATTCTATCGATGATGACATTGACAACGATGGCGTGATCAATGAAAACGATGCTTTCCCATTTGATCATTCTGAGTACGCAGACAGCGACGGTGACGGTGTTGGCGATAATGCCGACAGGTACCCTGAGAATGCGTTAGAAACATTTGATAATGACAATGACGGGATTGGTAACAATGAAGATACTGATGATGATAATGACGGTATCTTAGATCTAGACGACGCTCGTCCTTACGTTTTTGATATGCCATAATCATTAATAGTTTAGAAGGCGAGCTAAGCTCGCCTTTTTTATAAGGAGTATATGTGAACAAAGTTATTGGCACATTTTTCGTGTTACTCATTGGTGTAACGGCATACCTAGCTGCAGCAATGAGCAAGCTTTCTGAAGAGAACGCGGTATTGACGAAAAAGTTAATTGAGAAAGAACAAGATTACGCTTGGTTAGAGCGAGAACTGCAAACGACTAAGCGTCAGTTTGATCAGCTTGCTCGCACGCAAACGATGAAAGCAGACAAACAAGTCGCTCCTGCTGCGCAAAATATTTCGGTATCGGGTCAAGCTCAGCAAGTCAACGATGCTCAATTGCCCAAAGCACCAATTAAGCCTAAAAGTCCTCAACAAGTGCTTGCGAGTGAACGTCTAACGGCAAACGGTCGTCGCTTGTAATCAAAAATTCAAGCAGGTTAAAAGCTTGTTTCAATCAGTTGGGATTAAACAGGCTTTTAACCTGCTTGAGCATCGCTAAATGCATATGGGCGAGCTCCTCTTGTTGGTATAAACACGCGATGTAAACTAAATAACCATTAATAAACTCTATTTCCGTTTCTCTTCCGGCTAAAACATCGCTCAGCATCGATGAGGTATTTTCCGCGGTTTGGCGCGCGA carries:
- the thiI gene encoding tRNA uracil 4-sulfurtransferase ThiI, with amino-acid sequence MKFIVKLQAEIAIKSRPVRKRFTKILDSNIKNVLRRVDEQVTTRVNWDNIEVNSKNETPENRQKLIDTLKCIPGVAQFIEVQQKDFVDLHDAFEKTLAVHAKTIENKTFCVRIKRTGEHDFNSLKAEQYIGGGLNQSVESASVRLKNPQETIRLEINKDKLFIVTELHKGLGGFPIATQEDVLSLMSGGFDSGVSSYQMIKKGSRTHFCFFNLGGSAHEVGVKQVSYYLWNKFGASHRVKFFSVDFAPVVTEILEKVENGQMGVILKRMMMRAAAKIAEKRGIQALVTGEALGQVSSQTLTNLNVIDRVTDTLILRPLTAYDKQDIIDIARQIGTEDFAKTIPEYCGVISKKPTVKAVLSKIEAEEANFDFSILDKVVEDVAIYDIRDIGEEAEAEVPSIDAVSELDENAVVIDIRSPEEEDENPLEIDGITVKHVPFYKLATHFGDLPQDVEYYLYCDRGVMSQLQALYLHDNGYKTVKVYRP
- a CDS encoding flagellar motor protein MotB, translating into MSSPPPECKCPPAGLPAWMGTFADLMSLLMCFFVLLLSFSEMDVLKFKQIAGSMKFAFGVQNKIEVKDIPKGTSVIAQEFRPGRPDPTPIEVIQQQTIEMTQQMLEFQAGDETSAGGRQEQRGTQRGGQSQSTAEQLSAQQMQQAQEELEKAQQSEINELVKKIAEQMEEQIQDGAIELESLGQQIIIRIRENGSFPSGSAFLQPKFKPIIQEIGELLNTVPGEIMVSGNTDDRGISSELFTSNWDLSTKRAVAIAHELIKVPNFDESRLLVVGHADTRPLVPNTNALNRRRNRRVEISINQGKAKETDPISLTEDQ
- a CDS encoding thrombospondin type 3 repeat-containing protein — its product is MKYHNLKPISAAVNAGLLLMLSACSGGSDDPKPVVEPPPPPPPEPTSFNVTVIDGYIRGAIAYIDLNGNKQLDEGEPFTETVEGGEGVIDTTGLGLVPENVSVIVDIPAGAVDESTITEDNPDGVPISEDEAFQLVSLPGENVATPVTTLISMVAGEEGDVEAAKEEVAEQLGITTDEASSDYIADENEELTVLTEVMIANEVIPKNVTTDVDSADVVVATEVTSTIAGVIDKAYQAGTLTAQKGVINQATAAVTSAVNTVTQEQGEQLTGIDSQVLGDIVEQVADVASDAYDNLVTSDQEVTEAELAKAKVKSKVVSSSVAKNIVEQGTSEEGLSEQAVTGIKASAGVIAEVVDDLVDEQAESEEGLSDDAIEGIQDVTDIITDVVEKIVAQQSGGEEGLTAEEVANVATAIAVVTKVVEQIIENNAGQEGGVTVEDVTAIAQLVAEEAVEQVEELAESGLTEEEIQEEISDNATETAEDLEDAVKNDVAIDDLDGDGIANDEDDDIDGDGVANEDDALPFNANESQDNDNDGIGNNEDTDDDNDGVTDENDAFPLDKSEFKDSDQDGIGNNADTDDDNDGVLDDEDAFPLDPTESVDTDNDGVGNNSDTDDDNDGALDEQDSFPLDGTEFEDTDEDGIGNNADEDDDNDGVLDDDDLASLNPDVSYGGLADELNKGTLYLLWDEYREDDSGDHFYDSSDVDYETLTIDPETKQATIVEYEIADTDIPGTVKFVKSDDDNDGELFLTAEGWQEYKNDYAIVAQSKDGSTTFKNGVGTTVTVTGQALEADLKSMQAVLKDAGLTAWSLNVDESASFDSEAKIYIATHTVPNDEYNINYEKDCTDCGAVWTERDQQLTALDQLFSDQQWHPSQDSERGLVRIGYESDSEDYNELAVEFINSDEDNGAIKLFVDDENGYRQLSADGQWRIEQVMGQNIVRISLPENVEALAGYEVNVEEVENTFFTVARGYVRQGHITPTNTSEVDGVWINQAAFDQIIENFSFVDSDSDGTPDIRDNDDDNDGIADFDDAFARDNKYSSDIDGDGIADKLDTDIDGDGVLNGDDIAPENADVAQALALTANTLASQYVAENETGIDGGVISLWSGTQNHFSFDENGVGVYSGYHGQADFTWIITDDALKLDYTSEVASISWMSFIDLVDLGLISMQDAKNYCYDLNCNVELQTSLVSSTLYLVEDEDGLVKFWQQDVRQYTIPADSYDNNQYPGLADLLASGSVESGYQASYVDLDVVQVNAFDEASVEGEWVLPTAINEDNRLLADLITFNSDGTATTKINELSLTWTLDNGVLALSGEQNGKAVSLTYSQLEQYADGVAIFAEISYGDETLYGHHMGMKASAEAIDFTQVNQFLLSGVTLGNAYSATGSTEFPLEDLFGFYFYDDGEVNRIFGSTLLDGYDPERWSWQQNEVSTIVMERYRSKNNNSYLDSCVDALTDECYVWRNRNWQPIKQVGDRLYVMEWSVYDQNFDPLNPQWVSLIPARLAFYETYQSDLVDQHINQTDKDLDGIANEDDAFPTDRYEWADTDNDGIGNNADSDDDNDGVSDWNDDFPEDAAESADADGDGVGDNADNDDDNDGVDDSVDLDPLDPTISAGLLIDVSEFAPKYIRLSEGHLTQPSISMGQITGEIFTFDFENDQVGKVQSPDGSMDFTYVDAGAHDRLDYTSNNVEVRSMSFDDLRLYRNISAEQEALYISNYQRTDVDVIVTQVRAEIVWLENGDTQDRFWWTDVERWQVKDDIAREILFGAIDAEPIEFKPHSYEVVLTEFDSLTIEDYSAEEVVGSWGLPVTFDNSPQQSYQALIGDYATFEANGTGSTLITEASFDWQVVDGKLVVSYDEGATIEIQRIESTEGGDVVIATTTVNDIDYSVVRLSSKASSDADYNNFVGHYLMNSFTLTDSNAYDENGEIILSNYFGYRLYDDNTADRITDGAFDMESGVGVTPWKWREVSTNEIILNANASLDPYSGYVQETYSDCDPLEDNCSTWRERHWKVLKETSERLYVLEWEYWDNNVWDPNEVEPKLELRIPPRVQFYQKFALDTDQDGMRDDVDADDDNDGFNDDVDDFPLDRDEWLDTDGDSLGNNKDEDDDNDGVYDWDDAFPLDDSETIDTDMDGIGNNADSDDDNDGIADENDIDPFYEELGEALAISAETLPSAYIYIREGQLENPSFNTSVRQGTQTVFNADGSGAFVNQTMSRAFTWSIDNRALSFNYTSPVLSSGYESAESLYERGFITEQQKYQLFNSGIDQVLIETGVVSEQWFLVEMDGVVDEYYQLVTTSSQIKDEQANSVLFGAPTSDAVLEVGEGFVSDYHRKDDMNIIAFDAPEVVGIWSMPIGADILAQSGTDSITADLATFNEDGTGFVETYGYDFTWSVNENGQLIVTYVDVSAEFVVTQYANYENSIAVLSELTIDKAEPQIYSIYTLAVKSEEDVDLSSLMNKFLLGAHTLTNPEYYDEDGNINKDDYFGYRLETGGKVTRVFGQPDVSNMNDGWQRFFWNQLDNGRITTEARYSPEYGIYTDCFTGQQAECTAWRQRTWVPLKVVGDRMWVLEWANRNDAAFQEAGTFDWYTWIKPRINFYQVHELDSDRDGIMDSIDDDIDNDGVINENDAFPFDHSEYADSDGDGVGDNADRYPENALETFDNDNDGIGNNEDTDDDNDGILDLDDARPYVFDMP